A region from the Colwellia sp. PAMC 21821 genome encodes:
- the mutS gene encoding DNA mismatch repair protein MutS: MNESELAKHTPMMRQYLTIKAEFPNILIFYRMGDFYELFFDDAKKASDLLDISLTARGKTGGNAIPMAGVPYHAVDGYLAKLVKLGESVAICEQIGDPATSKGPVERKVVRVVTPGTVSDEALLSDRQDNLIVAVHQTPQGFGLAYLDMTSGRFVLVEPRTEEQVQAELQRLSPAELLYPESLVASNIIVGRKGLRRRPDWEFDLETSKTLLNKQFGTRSLSGFGVEDKPLGIAAAGCLFQYVKDSQRTAMPHIRAIIGESASSAVILDAATRRNLELTQNLQGGNENTLAAILDKAATPMGSRLLKRWLHFPLRDLTVLNNRQDAIEEILQQDLSFELNANLKPFGDIERIVARIALRSARPRDFARLRNALMHLPDLQALTASCSQIHLAALIKQCQPIPVTQTLLERAIVENPPVLIRDGGVIAPGYNDELDVLRDLSDGATEFLAQLEAREKERTGIQSLKVGYNRVHGFYIEMSRSSAIDVPDDYIRRQTLKNNERFITNELKQHEEKVLSAQSKFLALEKRLYEALFDQILPELEKLQLLAQSLSEIDVLTTFAERAQTLNYVKPVLQEDSGIDIAEGRHAVVEQMTTEPFIANPVVLNDTREMLIITGPNMGGKSTYMRQTALIVLLAHIGCYVPASAAKIGMVDRIFTRIGASDDLASGRSTFMVEMTETANILHNATHKSLVLLDEIGRGTSTYDGLSLAWACAEMLAIKTKAFTLFASHYFELTLLAEQIDTLANVHLDAVEHGDSIVFMHTVQEGAASKSFGLQVAQLAGVPRSVIQRAKQRLAELENMQTPSVMTNEPQAFEQLSLMDNNHPVVDELSSIDVNDLSPKMALDLLYKLKELI; this comes from the coding sequence ATGAATGAATCAGAACTTGCTAAACACACCCCTATGATGCGTCAGTACCTGACCATTAAAGCCGAATTTCCTAATATTTTAATTTTTTATCGTATGGGCGATTTTTATGAACTATTTTTTGATGATGCAAAAAAAGCCTCTGATTTACTCGATATTTCATTAACCGCACGTGGCAAAACTGGCGGTAATGCAATTCCTATGGCCGGTGTGCCGTATCATGCGGTAGATGGTTATTTAGCTAAGTTAGTAAAATTAGGAGAGTCAGTCGCTATTTGCGAACAAATTGGTGATCCGGCCACGAGCAAAGGTCCGGTTGAGCGTAAGGTTGTGCGTGTAGTTACCCCTGGCACCGTTAGTGATGAAGCCCTACTGAGCGATCGACAAGATAATTTAATTGTTGCGGTTCATCAAACACCGCAAGGCTTTGGTCTAGCTTATTTAGATATGACCAGTGGCCGTTTTGTTTTAGTGGAGCCTAGAACGGAAGAGCAAGTTCAAGCCGAACTGCAACGTTTATCTCCGGCTGAACTGTTGTACCCTGAATCATTAGTCGCTAGTAATATTATTGTCGGCCGCAAAGGATTACGCCGACGTCCCGATTGGGAGTTTGATTTAGAAACCAGTAAAACCCTGCTTAATAAACAATTTGGCACTCGGTCATTGTCAGGTTTCGGCGTTGAAGACAAACCATTGGGTATCGCAGCAGCAGGCTGTTTATTTCAATATGTAAAAGATAGCCAACGTACTGCCATGCCACACATTAGGGCCATTATTGGTGAAAGTGCTTCTAGTGCGGTAATTCTCGATGCAGCCACTCGCCGAAATTTAGAATTAACGCAAAACCTACAAGGTGGCAATGAAAATACCTTAGCGGCAATTCTTGATAAAGCAGCTACACCAATGGGCTCTAGATTACTTAAACGATGGTTACACTTTCCACTGCGCGATCTTACGGTTTTAAATAACCGTCAAGACGCGATTGAAGAGATACTACAGCAAGATTTATCGTTTGAACTTAACGCTAATTTAAAGCCATTTGGTGACATTGAACGTATTGTGGCGCGCATTGCTTTACGCTCTGCCCGTCCTCGCGATTTTGCACGGTTACGTAATGCCTTAATGCACTTACCTGATTTGCAAGCACTTACCGCTAGCTGTTCACAAATTCACTTAGCCGCCTTGATTAAACAATGTCAGCCAATACCAGTAACTCAAACCCTATTAGAACGTGCGATTGTTGAAAACCCACCAGTATTAATTCGTGACGGTGGCGTAATCGCCCCAGGTTATAATGACGAATTAGATGTGCTACGAGATTTAAGCGATGGAGCAACAGAGTTTTTAGCGCAACTTGAAGCGCGCGAAAAAGAACGTACCGGTATTCAGTCATTAAAAGTTGGCTACAACAGAGTACACGGATTCTATATTGAAATGAGCCGAAGCTCAGCGATTGATGTACCCGACGATTATATTCGCCGACAAACCTTAAAAAATAACGAACGCTTTATTACTAACGAGTTAAAGCAACATGAAGAGAAAGTGCTCTCTGCACAAAGTAAGTTCCTTGCCCTTGAAAAACGCTTGTATGAAGCGTTATTTGACCAAATATTACCTGAGTTAGAAAAACTGCAACTACTCGCACAGTCGTTATCTGAAATAGATGTATTAACGACCTTCGCTGAACGTGCACAAACGTTAAATTATGTTAAACCAGTACTACAAGAAGACAGCGGTATTGATATAGCAGAAGGTCGACATGCTGTTGTTGAACAAATGACCACTGAACCTTTTATTGCTAATCCGGTTGTACTGAACGACACTCGAGAAATGTTGATTATTACCGGTCCTAACATGGGCGGTAAATCGACTTATATGCGTCAAACTGCGTTAATTGTATTATTGGCACACATTGGTTGTTATGTGCCAGCAAGTGCGGCAAAAATAGGTATGGTTGATAGAATATTTACTCGTATCGGTGCTTCTGATGATTTAGCCAGTGGTCGTTCAACCTTTATGGTAGAGATGACTGAAACCGCCAACATTTTACACAATGCTACCCATAAAAGTTTAGTGCTATTAGATGAAATTGGTCGTGGCACCAGTACCTACGACGGTTTATCACTGGCTTGGGCCTGTGCTGAAATGCTAGCAATAAAAACTAAAGCGTTCACCCTGTTTGCTAGTCATTATTTTGAATTAACCTTACTGGCTGAACAAATTGATACCTTGGCCAATGTCCACCTAGACGCAGTCGAACATGGTGACAGCATTGTCTTTATGCACACAGTACAAGAAGGCGCTGCTAGTAAAAGTTTTGGTTTACAAGTCGCACAACTTGCCGGTGTACCAAGAAGTGTTATTCAACGAGCAAAACAACGCTTAGCTGAGCTTGAGAACATGCAAACCCCTTCGGTGATGACGAATGAACCTCAAGCTTTTGAGCAGTTATCCTTGATGGATAATAACCACCCTGTTGTCGATGAATTAAGCTCAATAGATGTGAACGATTTAAGCCCGAAAATGGCCTTAGACTTACTGTATAAATTAAAAGAGTTAATTTAA
- a CDS encoding FadR/GntR family transcriptional regulator, which produces MGSNRRLFWGIVDKIEALIDSGIYSPGSRLPPERELAETFKVSRPTIREAIIALEVREKIEVKTGSGVYVLKPVNQLIGSNKQVNAFEVTQARALIEGEVAAIAATTITEDELARLHQTLVDMEKGEFIAEADKEFHQIIANATRNSAMILSAQNLWKLRSSTPEIIKDYDSVCSKDNSKTLAEHTAIYQALKSGDSTQARLAMHGHFNRLINALFDAVELRALEEIRQKNSETRGLYSIPNPVDI; this is translated from the coding sequence ATGGGCAGCAACCGCAGGCTGTTTTGGGGTATTGTAGATAAAATAGAAGCTTTAATAGATTCTGGAATATACTCCCCTGGTAGTCGTTTACCACCAGAAAGAGAATTAGCAGAAACTTTTAAAGTCAGTAGACCTACAATTCGTGAGGCTATAATAGCTTTAGAAGTTCGAGAAAAAATCGAAGTAAAAACAGGCTCAGGCGTATATGTCTTGAAGCCGGTTAACCAATTAATAGGTTCTAATAAGCAAGTTAACGCTTTTGAAGTTACTCAAGCACGCGCATTAATTGAAGGTGAAGTTGCTGCCATTGCTGCGACAACAATTACCGAAGATGAACTAGCACGTCTACACCAAACCTTAGTTGATATGGAGAAAGGCGAATTTATTGCTGAGGCCGATAAAGAGTTCCATCAAATTATTGCCAATGCTACCCGCAATAGCGCGATGATTTTATCCGCCCAAAACCTTTGGAAGCTGCGCTCTTCTACGCCCGAAATCATAAAAGATTATGACAGTGTATGTAGTAAAGATAATTCTAAAACTCTCGCTGAGCATACCGCAATATATCAGGCTTTAAAGTCTGGTGACTCTACCCAGGCAAGACTTGCTATGCATGGTCACTTTAACCGCTTAATAAATGCCTTGTTTGATGCTGTAGAGTTAAGAGCTTTAGAAGAAATTAGGCAAAAGAATAGCGAAACTCGTGGGCTTTACTCAATCCCCAACCCTGTCGATATTTAA
- a CDS encoding TonB-dependent receptor: MRQQLSKITLAVLSATSLTFAASVSAQEAETEAQAKKSVEVIQVTGMRSSLTSALAEKRDTANLVEIIMATDIGKLPDQNLAEVLENVTGIQITRTAGIGTGVQIRGSNSNRVEINGASTVGSGAGRSGMNFEDLSAAIIAGVEITKSPEAKTTEGSVGGTVNLRTIRPLELTETLGSLRVQGEDSSLTTDGVQPRVSGAYGDNWELDSGKFGFVISGSYAKQEATSFRPRVDRDGSLVENRNAVVTRYNSDGNPVVEDQATKRPAAQDFDFLGIQFLNQELENFEYETTNLATTFEFAPNDNMKFFFDAIITDQERRQESTRVQGSGVSSVLNYTVPDEFETINFGSLDGVNLGSIQAASRGTIQPINSVDDDDPNLRFNSDTGARVTDTQVFRLGGEWQGDNLFVSAELSSASSDTVTPSLNTQLNFINPNPLTPLDGSSNDNSVPFIYDLTGNSLAFGIDFASPFAPTVANLLDPNNVVLDQVDISRSTTENSEDAFRIDSTYFVDDNIVTSVDFGYRYNITKHESVSISDRIGGFSKMVDSPNGALFADLLVAGPSHFGDADGRELALRNFLIVNPDLAFNDPDGVIETLEAALVAHGGNQDFADLTPSDTAAFTIEEKTHAIYAQANFEYEMIRGNIGLRHISTDIESMGNTVVNGSVSPTTNTGDYSYTLPRLNLVADVHDDVVLRLGWGKDILRPNFGDLNTSVSFGTNENSSIEIGNAALEPEEVTSFDLSAEWYFAEAAVVSIGYFSKERSNLFVNKLESAIIQANGWREAGPTCAGGGIYNPAVQPNAIGDPNTTGLCVDVETKLNDSAKTTQKGIEMAIQYDLSSFEDDLGWASGFGIVANYTIQEYSGGSAFYTSATRGTDIFNAINGVYDSAQFVDVTSDRGLLDFSEDAYNIAVYYEKFGLSARLRYTWRDAFRTEDTAAGASLNSTLGFPVVTHARGQLNASVSYDVNENLNLGLEAVNLTESDITQSCVNEGAMLCSQGITDRRITFGASYRF; the protein is encoded by the coding sequence ATGAGACAACAATTATCTAAAATAACCTTAGCGGTGCTTTCAGCTACCTCGCTGACTTTTGCGGCTTCGGTAAGTGCACAAGAAGCAGAAACAGAAGCACAAGCAAAAAAATCAGTTGAAGTAATTCAAGTAACTGGTATGCGAAGCTCGCTTACCAGTGCACTAGCTGAAAAGCGTGATACGGCTAATCTAGTCGAAATTATCATGGCTACAGATATTGGTAAACTGCCTGACCAAAACCTTGCAGAGGTTCTTGAGAATGTTACTGGTATTCAAATTACGAGAACAGCTGGTATTGGTACCGGCGTTCAAATCCGTGGTAGCAACTCTAACCGCGTTGAAATTAACGGTGCGTCTACTGTAGGCTCAGGTGCTGGTCGTAGTGGGATGAATTTTGAAGATCTTTCAGCTGCTATTATCGCTGGTGTTGAAATAACCAAGTCACCAGAAGCTAAAACGACTGAAGGCTCTGTAGGTGGTACGGTAAATTTACGTACTATTCGCCCGCTTGAGTTAACTGAAACATTAGGCTCTCTTCGTGTACAAGGTGAAGATAGCAGCTTAACGACCGACGGTGTTCAACCAAGAGTATCAGGTGCATACGGTGATAATTGGGAACTAGATTCTGGTAAGTTTGGTTTTGTTATAAGTGGTAGCTACGCTAAACAAGAAGCCACCTCTTTCCGCCCTCGTGTTGATCGCGACGGTAGCCTTGTTGAAAATAGAAACGCTGTTGTTACACGATACAACAGCGACGGTAACCCTGTTGTAGAAGATCAGGCAACTAAAAGACCTGCGGCTCAAGACTTCGATTTTCTTGGTATTCAATTCCTGAATCAGGAATTAGAAAATTTTGAATATGAAACGACAAACCTTGCGACAACGTTTGAATTTGCTCCTAACGACAACATGAAGTTTTTCTTCGATGCGATTATTACCGACCAAGAGCGTCGTCAAGAAAGTACACGAGTTCAAGGTTCAGGTGTGTCCAGCGTACTTAACTATACTGTGCCAGATGAGTTTGAAACCATAAACTTTGGCTCACTTGATGGTGTAAACCTTGGTAGTATTCAAGCCGCAAGTAGAGGCACAATTCAGCCAATAAACTCGGTTGATGACGACGATCCGAATTTGCGTTTTAATAGTGATACAGGTGCCCGTGTTACCGATACGCAAGTATTTAGATTAGGTGGAGAGTGGCAAGGTGATAACTTATTTGTAAGTGCTGAACTTTCAAGTGCAAGCTCTGATACGGTTACACCATCTTTAAACACACAATTGAACTTTATTAATCCTAACCCGCTTACGCCACTTGATGGCTCTAGTAATGATAACAGTGTGCCATTTATTTATGACTTAACGGGTAACTCGTTGGCATTTGGTATCGATTTTGCTTCGCCATTCGCACCAACTGTTGCAAATCTACTCGATCCTAATAATGTGGTATTGGATCAAGTAGATATTAGTAGAAGTACTACTGAAAATTCAGAAGATGCATTTCGTATAGATTCTACATATTTTGTAGATGATAACATTGTAACTTCTGTTGACTTTGGTTACCGCTATAACATAACCAAACATGAATCTGTTTCAATATCTGATCGTATTGGTGGCTTCAGTAAAATGGTTGATAGCCCAAATGGCGCTTTATTCGCAGATCTTCTTGTTGCCGGGCCTAGTCACTTCGGTGATGCAGATGGTCGAGAATTAGCACTTCGTAACTTCTTAATTGTAAACCCAGATCTTGCGTTCAATGATCCAGACGGTGTAATAGAAACATTAGAAGCTGCACTTGTGGCACACGGTGGCAACCAAGATTTTGCTGACCTTACACCTTCAGATACAGCTGCCTTCACTATTGAAGAAAAAACGCATGCTATATATGCACAAGCAAATTTTGAGTATGAAATGATCCGCGGTAACATCGGTTTGCGTCATATATCAACAGATATTGAATCAATGGGTAATACGGTAGTCAATGGTAGTGTGTCGCCTACAACAAACACAGGTGATTATAGCTATACGCTACCTCGCTTAAATTTGGTTGCAGACGTACATGATGATGTTGTTCTTCGTTTAGGTTGGGGTAAAGATATTCTTCGTCCTAACTTTGGCGACTTAAATACTTCAGTTTCATTTGGTACTAACGAAAATTCATCAATAGAAATTGGTAATGCAGCCCTTGAGCCTGAAGAAGTAACCTCATTTGACCTTTCAGCTGAATGGTATTTTGCAGAAGCGGCAGTTGTCAGTATCGGTTATTTCAGTAAAGAACGTTCTAACTTATTTGTTAACAAGTTAGAAAGTGCAATCATTCAAGCAAATGGCTGGAGAGAAGCTGGACCTACATGTGCTGGTGGCGGTATTTATAACCCTGCTGTTCAGCCAAATGCAATTGGCGATCCTAACACTACCGGCTTGTGTGTTGATGTTGAAACTAAACTTAATGATTCAGCTAAAACAACGCAAAAAGGTATTGAAATGGCTATTCAATATGACCTTTCAAGCTTCGAAGATGATTTAGGTTGGGCATCAGGATTTGGTATTGTAGCTAACTATACTATTCAAGAGTATAGCGGTGGTTCAGCTTTTTACACCTCAGCAACTCGTGGAACAGACATCTTTAATGCAATAAACGGCGTTTATGATAGTGCACAGTTTGTCGACGTAACATCAGACCGAGGTCTACTAGATTTCTCTGAAGACGCTTACAACATTGCGGTTTACTACGAGAAGTTTGGTCTTTCTGCTAGATTACGTTACACATGGCGTGATGCGTTCCGCACAGAAGATACTGCTGCGGGTGCTAGCTTAAACTCTACGTTAGGTTTCCCTGTTGTTACACATGCTAGAGGACAACTTAACGCCAGTGTAAGTTATGACGTGAATGAAAACTTAAACCTTGGCCTTGAGGCTGTTAACTTAACAGAGTCAGACATTACACAATCTTGTGTGAATGAAGGCGCTATGCTTTGTTCTCAAGGTATAACAGACCGTCGTATTACTTTTGGTGCTAGCTACAGATTCTAA
- the recA gene encoding recombinase RecA: MNDNKEKALSAALSQIERQFGKGSIMKLGDNRSMDVETISTGSLGLDIALGAGGLPLGRVVEIYGPESSGKTTLTLEVIAEAQRNGKICAFVDAEHALDPIYAEKLGVNINELLVSQPDTGEQALEICDMLTRSGAIDIIVVDSVAALTPKAEIEGDMGDSHMGLQARMLSQAMRKLTGNLKQSNTMIIFINQIRMKIGVMFGSPETTTGGNALKFYASVRLDIRRIGAVKNGDEIVGNETRVKVVKNKIAPPFKQVEFQILYGEGINSLGELVDLGVKNEMVEKAGAWYSYKGDKIGQGKANAAKYLKENPKVAKEIDTRLRELLLPKTKPAEAETKAEAKVEAVAK; encoded by the coding sequence ATGAACGATAACAAAGAAAAAGCATTATCAGCTGCCTTAAGCCAAATCGAACGCCAATTTGGTAAAGGTTCAATTATGAAATTGGGTGATAACCGCAGCATGGACGTTGAAACAATTTCAACAGGTTCATTAGGTTTAGATATCGCACTTGGTGCTGGTGGTTTGCCGCTTGGCCGTGTTGTTGAAATTTATGGTCCAGAATCGAGTGGTAAAACGACACTAACACTTGAAGTTATTGCCGAAGCGCAACGTAATGGTAAAATTTGTGCCTTTGTTGATGCTGAGCATGCACTTGACCCAATCTATGCTGAAAAACTAGGTGTTAATATTAACGAGTTATTAGTTTCTCAACCAGATACTGGTGAACAAGCGCTTGAAATTTGTGACATGTTAACGCGCTCTGGTGCTATTGACATTATCGTAGTTGACTCGGTTGCTGCTTTAACACCAAAAGCTGAGATTGAAGGCGATATGGGTGATTCACACATGGGCCTTCAAGCACGTATGCTTTCACAAGCTATGCGTAAACTTACCGGTAACTTGAAACAGTCAAATACCATGATTATCTTTATCAACCAAATTCGTATGAAGATTGGTGTTATGTTTGGTAGCCCAGAAACTACAACAGGTGGTAATGCATTAAAATTCTATGCCTCAGTTCGTTTAGATATACGTCGTATTGGCGCAGTTAAAAATGGTGATGAAATAGTCGGTAACGAAACCCGTGTTAAAGTGGTTAAAAACAAAATTGCACCACCATTTAAACAAGTTGAATTTCAAATTTTATACGGCGAAGGCATTAACAGCTTAGGTGAGCTAGTAGACTTAGGTGTTAAAAATGAAATGGTAGAAAAAGCCGGTGCTTGGTATAGCTATAAAGGTGATAAAATTGGTCAAGGTAAAGCTAACGCAGCTAAATACCTAAAAGAAAACCCTAAAGTAGCAAAAGAAATTGATACGCGCTTACGTGAATTATTGTTGCCTAAAACAAAACCCGCTGAAGCTGAAACAAAAGCTGAAGCAAAAGTTGAAGCTGTAGCTAAATAA
- a CDS encoding NAD(P)-dependent oxidoreductase, whose protein sequence is MTKPIIGFIGLGLMGGNMVENLQTRGFQVNVMDLNKDAVAKVIARGNATEVTSGKELAEKSDIVMLALTTSKVVELVVYAEDGILAGMSEGKTLIDFGTSIPDSTRKIGADLAKKGAGMIDAPLGRTPAHAKDGLLNIMAAGDQETFNKVKPVLEQQGENVFYLGALGAGHTTKLINNFIGMTTVTAMSQAFAVAKAAGVDGQQLFDIMSAGPSNSPFMQFTKFYAVDGEEKLGFSVANANKDLGYFNQMVSDLGGESLIAQGTSANLQAAVDAGLGQNDVPVIFDYFNSTLEK, encoded by the coding sequence ATGACAAAACCTATCATAGGTTTCATCGGCCTTGGTCTCATGGGCGGTAACATGGTTGAAAACTTACAAACTCGTGGTTTTCAAGTAAACGTAATGGATCTTAATAAAGATGCTGTTGCAAAAGTTATAGCTCGTGGTAACGCTACTGAAGTTACTTCAGGTAAAGAGTTGGCTGAAAAAAGCGATATTGTAATGCTTGCCCTAACTACTTCAAAAGTAGTTGAGTTAGTTGTTTATGCTGAAGATGGTATCTTAGCTGGTATGAGTGAAGGCAAAACATTAATTGACTTCGGTACTTCTATTCCGGATTCTACTCGTAAAATTGGTGCTGACCTTGCGAAAAAAGGCGCTGGCATGATTGATGCTCCTTTAGGTCGCACACCTGCTCACGCTAAGGATGGTTTACTTAACATTATGGCTGCTGGCGATCAGGAAACATTTAATAAAGTTAAACCCGTTTTAGAACAGCAAGGTGAAAATGTATTTTATCTTGGTGCTCTTGGTGCAGGCCACACAACTAAGTTGATCAATAACTTTATTGGAATGACTACCGTTACTGCCATGTCACAAGCTTTTGCTGTAGCTAAAGCTGCTGGTGTTGATGGTCAACAATTATTCGACATTATGTCTGCAGGACCTTCTAATTCTCCTTTCATGCAGTTCACTAAGTTCTATGCCGTAGACGGTGAAGAAAAATTAGGTTTCTCTGTTGCGAACGCAAACAAAGATCTTGGTTATTTCAACCAAATGGTTTCAGATTTAGGCGGTGAGTCTTTAATTGCTCAAGGTACTTCTGCTAATCTACAAGCTGCTGTTGATGCTGGTCTTGGTCAAAACGATGTGCCAGTTATTTTTGATTACTTCAATAGTACATTAGAGAAGTAA
- a CDS encoding SurA N-terminal domain-containing protein: protein MLENIRESSQGLTAKIILGFIILTFAVAGIGSYNNSVDTSVADVNGEQISQDEFNKAYQAQRNRMAQQFGDMFETLSADPSYMSNFRNGVVDNLINQKLVDQNSEALAIRVADQRIKSTIRNMPEFQVDGVFDNNRYLAMINQAGFYQSSDFRDYLRTEMTRRQLTQALVASEFSLPYQEDMFTALQNQQRDIRFATINAEQFKATIELSDEEINDYYLANQSRFENQEQVKVNYITLDVETIASKVVLTDADVKAYYQNNISQYRDEEQRRIAHILIEFGDDEAKAKASTEALLAKINAGEDFAELAQEHSADTFSGENGGDLDWIEAGVMDSAFDEAAFALNGIGSVSDVIKTDFGFHIIKLTDYKAEKVQSLAEVRDVIVAKAKNEKAQDKFFELQQEVARLSFEFPDSLDDAAGAINATVKTSGWLTRGANAAPFDVSGVVDAAFSDIVINEQLNSDIVEVSDSLAIVMRLNKYQDASVKPLTEVSGQIQSMLVAKKASEKAQTVVDELLVAFKSGTDITEQLAGFGATMEVKTAVTRVGSGLDASLAREAFKLPRPSEDAVSATTVNLSNGNLALLEVQSVNVGEVKDSPNLSQQLTQQLAQAAYLSYVESLKVGAEIVRRKVQAPTTQY from the coding sequence ATGTTAGAAAATATTCGCGAAAGCTCTCAAGGATTAACCGCTAAGATTATTCTTGGTTTTATTATTTTAACCTTCGCTGTAGCCGGCATTGGTAGTTACAACAATTCAGTTGATACTTCAGTAGCTGATGTTAATGGTGAACAAATATCACAAGATGAGTTTAATAAAGCTTATCAAGCACAGCGTAATCGTATGGCGCAGCAATTTGGTGATATGTTTGAAACATTATCAGCTGACCCGAGTTACATGAGTAACTTTCGTAATGGGGTTGTAGATAACTTAATCAACCAAAAGCTTGTTGATCAAAACTCTGAGGCACTAGCTATTCGAGTGGCAGATCAGCGTATTAAAAGCACTATTCGAAATATGCCAGAATTTCAAGTTGACGGTGTTTTTGACAACAACCGTTACTTAGCCATGATTAATCAAGCTGGTTTTTATCAATCATCTGACTTTCGTGACTACTTACGCACTGAAATGACACGTCGCCAATTAACACAAGCATTGGTTGCAAGTGAGTTTAGCCTGCCGTACCAAGAAGATATGTTTACTGCTTTACAAAATCAACAGCGTGATATTCGTTTTGCAACTATTAATGCAGAGCAATTTAAAGCAACTATCGAATTAAGCGATGAAGAAATTAATGATTATTATTTAGCTAATCAATCGCGCTTTGAAAATCAAGAACAAGTGAAAGTAAACTACATTACGCTTGATGTTGAAACTATCGCTAGTAAAGTCGTGTTAACAGATGCAGATGTTAAAGCATATTATCAAAATAACATCAGTCAATATCGTGATGAAGAGCAACGTCGAATTGCCCACATTCTAATTGAGTTTGGTGATGACGAAGCTAAAGCTAAAGCCAGCACAGAGGCGTTACTTGCTAAAATTAATGCCGGTGAAGACTTCGCTGAATTAGCACAAGAACATTCAGCAGATACCTTTAGTGGTGAAAACGGCGGCGATCTAGATTGGATTGAGGCCGGTGTTATGGACAGCGCATTTGACGAAGCAGCCTTTGCATTAAATGGCATTGGTAGTGTTAGTGACGTAATTAAAACCGACTTTGGTTTTCACATCATTAAATTAACGGACTATAAGGCTGAAAAAGTACAAAGTTTAGCTGAAGTGCGTGATGTTATTGTGGCAAAAGCTAAAAATGAAAAAGCGCAAGATAAGTTTTTTGAACTTCAACAAGAAGTCGCTCGTTTAAGTTTTGAGTTTCCTGACAGTTTAGATGACGCAGCAGGCGCCATAAATGCAACGGTTAAAACTTCAGGCTGGTTAACTCGCGGTGCGAATGCAGCACCTTTCGATGTTAGCGGCGTTGTAGATGCAGCTTTTTCTGATATTGTTATTAATGAACAATTAAACTCAGATATTGTTGAAGTTAGTGACAGTTTGGCTATTGTAATGCGCTTAAATAAATACCAAGACGCAAGTGTTAAACCGCTTACTGAAGTCAGCGGTCAAATTCAAAGTATGCTTGTTGCGAAAAAAGCCTCTGAAAAAGCACAGACTGTTGTAGATGAATTGCTTGTCGCATTCAAATCGGGTACCGATATTACTGAGCAATTAGCAGGTTTTGGCGCGACTATGGAAGTTAAAACAGCGGTTACACGTGTTGGAAGTGGTTTAGACGCTAGCTTAGCTCGCGAAGCCTTTAAGTTACCTCGTCCTAGTGAAGATGCAGTATCAGCAACGACAGTTAACCTGAGCAATGGTAATTTAGCGTTACTTGAAGTGCAATCTGTCAATGTAGGTGAAGTTAAAGACTCACCTAACTTGTCGCAGCAGTTAACTCAACAATTGGCACAAGCAGCTTATTTAAGCTACGTTGAATCGTTGAAAGTAGGTGCAGAAATTGTACGCCGAAAAGTACAAGCTCCTACAACCCAATACTAG